A region of Chlamydia crocodili DNA encodes the following proteins:
- a CDS encoding phage holin family protein, whose translation MPFAKEAEMQRTCWKCEGSVSMHMPQCPYCSAFLQDPPVASGGFSSCHISFPEGSTKGESEDLFAVSSEDWEAVLSDQNTFQKSTEQSEANWNWLQHWPLVALFLGAGFLAFALIILLFATDAGLTLTWPKNRAYLYGIIGAVFAYRGYFKLSE comes from the coding sequence ATGCCATTTGCTAAAGAAGCAGAGATGCAGCGCACATGTTGGAAGTGTGAAGGTAGCGTATCTATGCATATGCCTCAATGCCCCTATTGCAGTGCATTCCTTCAAGATCCTCCGGTAGCTTCGGGAGGATTCTCTTCATGTCATATTTCTTTCCCAGAAGGCTCTACAAAGGGAGAATCTGAAGATCTTTTTGCTGTTTCTTCAGAAGATTGGGAAGCTGTTCTTAGTGATCAAAATACTTTCCAAAAATCTACAGAACAGTCTGAAGCTAATTGGAATTGGTTACAGCACTGGCCACTTGTTGCTTTATTTTTAGGCGCAGGATTTTTAGCTTTTGCTTTGATTATTCTCTTATTTGCTACAGATGCTGGATTGACGTTGACATGGCCTAAAAACCGAGCCTACCTTTACGGTATTATTGGTGCTGTGTTTGCTTATCGCGGCTACTTCAAGCTTTCGGAATAA
- the lpdA gene encoding dihydrolipoyl dehydrogenase yields the protein MSTDFDCVVIGAGPGGYVAAITAAQQGLKTALIEEQQAGGTCLNRGCIPSKALLVGAGIVSQIKHAKQFGINIDGYSVDYPAMVQRKNTVINGIRQGLEGLIRSNKITVLNGRGSLISSTELRVKGQDTTVLKAKHIIIATGSESRPFPGVPFSPRVLCSTGILNLTELPKKLAIIGGGVIGCEFASLFNTLGVEITIIEVADQILSVNNADISRTMFDKFSRQGIRVLTKASIGHLEDLGDRVKITVNGQEEEYDYVLVAIGRQFNTTDIGLDNAGVIRDERGIIPVDETMRTNVTNISAIGDITGKWLLAHVASHQGIVAGRNAAGHNEVMDYSAVPAVIFTFPEVAMVGLSLEAAQQQSIPAKLTKFPFKAIGKAVAMAEADGFAAIISHETTQQILGAYVVGPHAASLIAEMTLAVRNELTLPCIYETIHAHPTLAEVWAESALLATNHPLHLPPPKL from the coding sequence ATGAGTACAGATTTTGACTGTGTTGTTATTGGTGCTGGACCTGGGGGTTATGTTGCAGCGATTACTGCAGCACAACAAGGACTAAAGACTGCACTCATCGAAGAACAACAAGCTGGAGGCACATGTTTAAATCGTGGCTGTATTCCCTCTAAAGCTCTATTAGTAGGCGCGGGTATTGTTTCCCAAATTAAACATGCCAAGCAATTCGGGATAAATATTGATGGTTACTCTGTAGACTACCCTGCAATGGTCCAAAGAAAAAATACTGTCATTAACGGCATACGTCAGGGATTAGAAGGGCTCATACGCAGTAATAAAATTACTGTCTTGAATGGCCGAGGATCTTTAATTTCATCTACTGAGCTAAGAGTTAAAGGTCAAGATACCACTGTTCTCAAAGCTAAACACATTATCATAGCTACAGGGTCAGAATCACGTCCTTTCCCAGGAGTTCCTTTCTCTCCCCGCGTCTTATGCTCAACGGGCATTTTAAACCTCACAGAACTGCCTAAAAAGCTCGCTATTATCGGCGGTGGTGTTATTGGTTGTGAATTCGCTTCGCTATTCAATACTTTAGGAGTAGAAATCACCATTATAGAAGTTGCTGATCAAATTCTTTCCGTAAACAATGCTGATATTTCCAGAACTATGTTCGATAAGTTTTCACGCCAAGGAATTCGCGTGCTTACTAAAGCATCCATTGGACATTTAGAAGATCTTGGAGACAGAGTAAAAATCACTGTGAATGGTCAGGAAGAAGAATACGACTATGTTTTAGTCGCCATCGGACGTCAATTTAACACTACGGACATTGGATTAGACAATGCTGGAGTGATTCGCGATGAACGTGGTATTATTCCTGTAGATGAAACTATGAGAACTAACGTTACGAATATCTCTGCTATTGGAGATATCACAGGAAAATGGTTGCTTGCTCATGTTGCTTCCCACCAGGGAATTGTTGCAGGTAGAAATGCTGCAGGTCATAACGAAGTTATGGATTATTCAGCAGTACCCGCAGTAATTTTTACCTTCCCAGAAGTTGCTATGGTAGGTCTTTCTTTAGAAGCTGCTCAACAACAAAGTATTCCTGCGAAACTCACTAAGTTTCCTTTTAAAGCTATTGGTAAAGCTGTAGCTATGGCTGAAGCTGATGGGTTTGCAGCTATTATTAGTCACGAAACTACACAACAGATTCTCGGTGCTTATGTGGTGGGCCCTCATGCAGCATCATTAATTGCAGAAATGACATTGGCAGTGCGTAATGAGTTAACTCTACCTTGTATCTATGAAACTATACATGCTCATCCGACCCTTGCTGAAGTTTGGGCAGAAAGTGCTCTATTAGCGACAAACCATCCTCTACACTTACCTCCTCCAAAATTATGA